The Phycisphaerae bacterium DNA segment CCTGAGTCTTCTCAATCGGCGAGTTTGCTGCGAGTATGGTAGTGGCGGCACAGCGAGATTATTACGAAATCCTCGGGGTTTCCCGGGATGCCGGGCCGGACGAGATCAAGAAGGCGTACCGCCGGGCCGCCCTCAAGTATCACCCTGACCGGAACAAGAACGATCCTGATGCCGAGGCCAAGTTCAAAGAGGCGGCCCAGGCATATGAGGTGCTCTCCGATCCCCAGAAGCGGCAACGATATGATCGCTACGGCCACGAGGGGCTTCGCGGCGTCG contains these protein-coding regions:
- a CDS encoding DnaJ domain-containing protein, with protein sequence MAAQRDYYEILGVSRDAGPDEIKKAYRRAALKYHPDRNKNDPDAEAKFKEAAQAYEVLSDPQKRQRYDRYGHEGLRGVGVHDYSHMRVDDIFSMFDDIFGGGIFGGDGRRGGGV